The Zonotrichia leucophrys gambelii isolate GWCS_2022_RI chromosome 22, RI_Zleu_2.0, whole genome shotgun sequence genome includes the window gggcaggaattcccagcaaATCCGGGGctgttccagccctggcagtgcccagggagcagcctgggctggggaaagGTGTCCCTGGTGGGGCTCAGGgtccttcccagccccatggTGGGCTTGGAGCTGGATGGAAAAACCCCCCAGGCCCCTTTCAGGGTGTGAAGGGCTGGTGGGATCCCTCAGTGGGTGAAAAACTCCATTTTTCCTGTGCAAACATCCaaatttctctttcacattCCCTTCCGAagcagctgtgagctgcagggtCTGGGCTCAGATGGGAGGAAGGGGAGCAgcgccccagcacagccccagaggcgcccccagccccccaggagTGCccaagcagcagcctgggggagggaaaggtgtccctgggtgctctgggttggaaaggaccttaaatcccatgGTGGGCTTGGAGCTGGATGGAAAAACCCCCCAGGCCCCTTTCAGGGTGTGAAGGGCTGCTGGGATCCCTCAGTGGGTGAAAAACTCCATTTTTCCAGTGCAAACATCTGGAATTCTCTTTCCAaagctgctgtgagctgcaggatCCGGGCTCAGATGGGAGGAAGGGGAGCAgcgccccagcacagccccagaggcgcccccagccccccctggcagtgcccaggtagGAGTTTGccccttgccctgctccctccctgtggaacagccccagctggagggtgaaaaagagaatttctgaaaGTTGTTCAGAGCCaaaggggcagcagggaggctcCTGTGCCTGGGAATGGTCACAAAGCGtctccagtgccagctgtgggcacagccagtgccagctgtgggcacagccagtgccagctgtgggcacagctggggctccttcccctctgccccattcctgatggaaatggaaaaatattcctGATGGAAATTTGAGAAAATTCCTGAtggagaatggaaaaaaattcctgatggaaatggaaaaaaattcctgatggaaatggaaaaaaatcctggatggGGATTGAAAATTCCTgatggaaatggcaaaaaattcCTGATGGAAATTTGAGAAAATTCCTGATGGAGATTGGAGAAAATTCCTGATGGAGATTGGAGAAAATTCctgatggaaatggaaaaaaaattcctgatggaaatggaaaaaaattcctgatggAAATTTGAGAAAATTCCTGATGGAAATTGGAGAAAATTCctgatggaaatggaaaaatattcctgatggaaatggaaaaaaattcctgatggaaaatgaaaaaaattcctgatggaaatggaaaaaaattcctgatggaaaatgaaaaatattcctgatggaaatggaaaaaaatcccggATGGGGATTGAAAATTCCAGATGGAAATCCTGTCAGAAACGAGGAGTGAGCCTCTCTGGGAGttcaggctgcagggaaggctctgggtgctcccccagccctttTTTGGGTGCTGACCCCCAATTTCcttgcaggggcagcagcagtggcaggcagaggcaggaggagcagaggaaacagaaaaagcagaatcaTCAGGAGAGAGAACATCAGGaagagaggaaacagaaaaagcagaattatcTGGAGATGGAGcatcaggagcagaggaaacagaagaagctggagcagaggaagcagaaaaaaatggaagatcTGGAGATGGAACATatggaggagaagaaacagaaaaagctgaaacaTCAGGAGCAGAATcacctggagcagaggaaacagaaaaaactggaggagctggagcatcaGGAGCAGAAATCATCAGGAtcagaggaagcagaaaaaacTGAACAGAATCATCTGGAGATGGAGcatcaggagcagaggaaacagaagaagctggagcagaggaagcagaaaaaaatggaggatCTGGAGCAGGAGCATCTGGAGATGGAACATatggaggagaagaaacagaaaaagctgaaacaTCAGGAGCAGAATCATCAGGaacagaggaaacagaaaaaactggaggagctggagcatcaGGAGCAGAATcacctggagcagaggaaacagaaaaaactgGAACATCTGGAGCAGAATCATCTGGAGATGGAGcatcaggagcagaggaaacagaaaaaactgGAACATcaggagcagagaaaacagaaaaagcagaaacatcAGGAGCAGAATCATCTGGAAATGGAGcatcaggagcagaggaaagagaaggaacagaaacatctggagcagaagcagcagaatcATCTGGAGATGGAGCatcaggagaaaaggaagcagaaaaggcagaaacatCAGGAGCAGAatctggagctggagcagaggaagcagaaaaagctgaaacATCTGGAGATGGAGcatcaggagcagaggaaagagaggaaacagAAACATCTGGAGCAGAATCAtctggagatggagcagcaggagcagaggaaacagaaggagctccaggagcaccttggacagaggcagcaggaaaagctggaacCCCTGGAGCTGGAACATCAGGAGCAAagggagcagaagcagcagaatcATCTGGAGCTGGAACATCTGGAGAGGGAGCATCAGgagcagaagaagcagaaaaagcagaatcacctggagcagaggaagcagaaaaagctggagctccaggagcatcttgaacagagggaagaggaaaagctggaacATCAGGAGATGGAACATCAGGAGATGGAGCatcaggagaaaaggaagcagaaagagcagaatcacctggagcagaggaagccaaaaaagcagaaacatctgGAGCAGAATCACCTGGAAACGGAGcatcaggagcagaggaaagagaggaaacagaaacatctggagcagaaaaagcagaatcaCGTGGAGCAGAATCatctggggatggagcagcaggaacagaaggAGCAGAACCcgctggagctccaggagcatcctgagcagaagaggcagaaaaggctGAAAcatcaggagcagaggaaacagAAGGAACAGAATCATGTGGAgatggagctccaggagcagaggaagcagaaaaagcTGGACAAGAGACAGCAGAAGAAACAgaaccagcaggagcagaagcagcagaattcTCTGGAGCAGAATTCTCTGGAACAGAATGTTTTGGACCACAACAATCAGGAGCAGGAGGccctggagccccccaggaactgctgcctgtccccaccccccaagaagaaaaagaagcagcagcagcaggagctgtcctgACACAGGAgaaccctgcagagctgctttcgtctcattttaatctcattttaatctcattttaatctcatttttaacCTGGTTTCTCTCACTGCCCACAGCTCTGGTGCTTTTCCAccaggagagccctgcaggagcagcaggaactgtTTTTAAGCAAATCAAGGCTGGTTTTTGATCTGGTTCTGTCACAGCTCCGGGGTTTTTACAGGAGTTTTTCATCGGTGCTGGGAGTGATCCGTGATCATTCCATGATATTCTGCAATAATCCTAAAGAAACTTCCTCAGGTGCCCCTGGGCCTTCAACAAAACGGGATTTTGTTGATTTCCTCAGGGCAAGGAACGGGACTGACCATGAAAACTctgatttttattctcttttttacCCAGTTTTGCTATAATGGGTAAATCAGCAACATTTTTTACCTGAGtataaaatttttacttttgctAAAGTAAATTTCCACGCTGTGCAAACTCCAGCCTGGCTGCGGAGCAGTGATTTCCCGTGAGGGGGGGTCGGGCGCGGTTTTGGGGTGAGA containing:
- the DUSP11 gene encoding RNA/RNP complex-1-interacting phosphatase isoform X2 — translated: MAGTRFVAFKVPLRKSFGQNLLPEQRFSPRDLVRKVQERKEELGLIIDLTYTTRYYSRGDLPRSMRYCKILTRGHEIPNRKTFLRFRNLVRRFLTANRDNDKLIGVHCTHGLNRTGYLVCRYLIEVEGMEPNAAIELFNAARGHPMERPNYIQDLQGRAPGCCELQDPGSDGRKGSSAPAQPQRRPQPPLAVPRGSSSGRQRQEEQRKQKKQNHQEREHQEERKQKKQNYLEMEHQEQRKQKKLEQRKQKKMEDLEMEHMEEKKQKKLKHQEQNHLEQRKQKKLEHLEQNHLEMEHQEQRKQKKLEHQEQRKQKKQKHQEQNHLEMEHQEQRKEKEQKHLEQKQQNHLEMEHQEKRKQKRQKHQEQNLELEQRKQKKLKHLEMEHQEQRKERKQKHLEQNHLEMEQQEQRKQKELQEHLGQRQQEKLEPLELEHQEQREQKQQNHLELEHLEREHQEQKKQKKQNHLEQRKQKKLELQEHLEQREEEKLEHQEMEHQEMEHQEKRKQKEQNHLEQRKPKKQKHLEQNHLETEHQEQRKERKQKHLEQKKQNHVEQNHLGMEQQEQKEQNPLELQEHPEQKRQKRLKHQEQRKQKEQNHVEMELQEQRKQKKLDKRQQKKQNQQEQKQQNSLEQNSLEQNVLDHNNQEQEALEPPRNCCLSPPPKKKKKQQQQELS
- the DUSP11 gene encoding RNA/RNP complex-1-interacting phosphatase isoform X1; the encoded protein is MAGRGSCRVPERWTQYSPLGRRMAGTRFVAFKVPLRKSFGQNLLPEQRFSPRDLVRKVQERKEELGLIIDLTYTTRYYSRGDLPRSMRYCKILTRGHEIPNRKTFLRFRNLVRRFLTANRDNDKLIGVHCTHGLNRTGYLVCRYLIEVEGMEPNAAIELFNAARGHPMERPNYIQDLQGRAPGCCELQDPGSDGRKGSSAPAQPQRRPQPPLAVPRGSSSGRQRQEEQRKQKKQNHQEREHQEERKQKKQNYLEMEHQEQRKQKKLEQRKQKKMEDLEMEHMEEKKQKKLKHQEQNHLEQRKQKKLEHLEQNHLEMEHQEQRKQKKLEHQEQRKQKKQKHQEQNHLEMEHQEQRKEKEQKHLEQKQQNHLEMEHQEKRKQKRQKHQEQNLELEQRKQKKLKHLEMEHQEQRKERKQKHLEQNHLEMEQQEQRKQKELQEHLGQRQQEKLEPLELEHQEQREQKQQNHLELEHLEREHQEQKKQKKQNHLEQRKQKKLELQEHLEQREEEKLEHQEMEHQEMEHQEKRKQKEQNHLEQRKPKKQKHLEQNHLETEHQEQRKERKQKHLEQKKQNHVEQNHLGMEQQEQKEQNPLELQEHPEQKRQKRLKHQEQRKQKEQNHVEMELQEQRKQKKLDKRQQKKQNQQEQKQQNSLEQNSLEQNVLDHNNQEQEALEPPRNCCLSPPPKKKKKQQQQELS
- the DUSP11 gene encoding RNA/RNP complex-1-interacting phosphatase isoform X4, producing MFCCSFRYLIEVEGMEPNAAIELFNAARGHPMERPNYIQDLQGRAPGCCELQDPGSDGRKGSSAPAQPQRRPQPPLAVPRGSSSGRQRQEEQRKQKKQNHQEREHQEERKQKKQNYLEMEHQEQRKQKKLEQRKQKKMEDLEMEHMEEKKQKKLKHQEQNHLEQRKQKKLEHLEQNHLEMEHQEQRKQKKLEHQEQRKQKKQKHQEQNHLEMEHQEQRKEKEQKHLEQKQQNHLEMEHQEKRKQKRQKHQEQNLELEQRKQKKLKHLEMEHQEQRKERKQKHLEQNHLEMEQQEQRKQKELQEHLGQRQQEKLEPLELEHQEQREQKQQNHLELEHLEREHQEQKKQKKQNHLEQRKQKKLELQEHLEQREEEKLEHQEMEHQEMEHQEKRKQKEQNHLEQRKPKKQKHLEQNHLETEHQEQRKERKQKHLEQKKQNHVEQNHLGMEQQEQKEQNPLELQEHPEQKRQKRLKHQEQRKQKEQNHVEMELQEQRKQKKLDKRQQKKQNQQEQKQQNSLEQNSLEQNVLDHNNQEQEALEPPRNCCLSPPPKKKKKQQQQELS
- the DUSP11 gene encoding RNA/RNP complex-1-interacting phosphatase isoform X3 is translated as MRYCKILTRGHEIPNRKTFLRFRNLVRRFLTANRDNDKLIGVHCTHGLNRTGYLVCRYLIEVEGMEPNAAIELFNAARGHPMERPNYIQDLQGRAPGCCELQDPGSDGRKGSSAPAQPQRRPQPPLAVPRGSSSGRQRQEEQRKQKKQNHQEREHQEERKQKKQNYLEMEHQEQRKQKKLEQRKQKKMEDLEMEHMEEKKQKKLKHQEQNHLEQRKQKKLEHLEQNHLEMEHQEQRKQKKLEHQEQRKQKKQKHQEQNHLEMEHQEQRKEKEQKHLEQKQQNHLEMEHQEKRKQKRQKHQEQNLELEQRKQKKLKHLEMEHQEQRKERKQKHLEQNHLEMEQQEQRKQKELQEHLGQRQQEKLEPLELEHQEQREQKQQNHLELEHLEREHQEQKKQKKQNHLEQRKQKKLELQEHLEQREEEKLEHQEMEHQEMEHQEKRKQKEQNHLEQRKPKKQKHLEQNHLETEHQEQRKERKQKHLEQKKQNHVEQNHLGMEQQEQKEQNPLELQEHPEQKRQKRLKHQEQRKQKEQNHVEMELQEQRKQKKLDKRQQKKQNQQEQKQQNSLEQNSLEQNVLDHNNQEQEALEPPRNCCLSPPPKKKKKQQQQELS